Proteins from one Actinobacillus delphinicola genomic window:
- the recR gene encoding recombination mediator RecR, with product MQTSPLLEELIEKLRCLPGVGPKSAQRMAYHLLQRNRKAGQELGQVLEKSMAQIGHCSKCQTFTEQEVCAICHNPRRQASGLLCVVEQPVDIQAIEQTGQFSGQYFVLMGHLSPLDGIGPREIGLDKLQMRLEQEQFNEVILATNPTIEGDVTANYIAEMCHQYHIKVSRIAHGIPVGGELEMVDGTTLMHSFLGRREVRED from the coding sequence ATGCAAACCAGTCCATTATTAGAAGAACTCATCGAAAAATTACGTTGTTTGCCGGGTGTAGGTCCTAAATCCGCACAGCGTATGGCATATCATTTGTTACAACGTAACAGAAAGGCAGGGCAAGAACTTGGGCAAGTTTTAGAAAAATCAATGGCGCAGATTGGACATTGCTCAAAGTGCCAAACATTTACTGAGCAAGAAGTGTGTGCGATTTGCCATAATCCTCGTCGCCAAGCAAGTGGGCTTTTATGTGTCGTAGAGCAACCTGTAGATATACAAGCGATAGAACAAACAGGGCAATTTTCAGGGCAATATTTTGTGTTAATGGGGCATCTTTCTCCGTTAGATGGCATTGGACCTCGAGAAATTGGTCTGGATAAGTTACAAATGCGCTTAGAACAAGAACAATTTAATGAAGTGATTCTTGCAACAAATCCAACGATTGAAGGTGATGTGACTGCGAATTATATTGCGGAAATGTGTCATCAATATCATATTAAAGTGAGTCGTATTGCGCATGGTATTCCTGTTGGTGGCGAATTAGAGATGGTAGATGGAACAACACTTATGCATTCGTTTTTAGGTCGTCGTGAAGTTAGAGAAGATTAG
- the cspD gene encoding cold shock domain-containing protein CspD, with protein sequence MEVGVVKWFNNAKGFGFIAAEGSDEDIFAHYSVIDMDGYRTLKAGQKVSFERVQGEKGSHATKIVPIIGEKK encoded by the coding sequence ATGGAAGTTGGTGTTGTTAAATGGTTTAATAATGCGAAAGGCTTCGGTTTTATTGCGGCTGAAGGATCAGATGAAGATATTTTTGCCCATTATTCAGTTATTGATATGGACGGATATCGTACATTAAAAGCAGGTCAGAAAGTTTCTTTTGAACGTGTTCAGGGTGAAAAAGGATCACATGCTACTAAAATTGTTCCTATTATTGGAGAAAAAAAATAA
- a CDS encoding YegP family protein, with protein MHFEIYTDKAGEFRWRLVAGNGNIIATGGNGYKHRKDCEHGIDLVKSTTSTTEVREK; from the coding sequence ATGCATTTTGAAATTTACACTGATAAAGCAGGCGAATTTCGCTGGCGCCTAGTTGCAGGCAACGGTAATATTATTGCAACAGGTGGTAACGGCTACAAACATCGCAAAGACTGCGAACACGGCATCGACCTTGTAAAATCAACCACTTCTACAACTGAAGTGAGAGAGAAATAA
- a CDS encoding SIR2 family protein, whose translation MKLSDFVKNFHNYPVLFIGSGFSLRYLKNSFNWNDLLENIAYKIHGDEERYLELKAHYKIKHSNNNTQIFPKIASDLETDTKNILGKKENRRHPDFEQINNKFFELTKLNKEASRFKILITEMLSNLEKKTTPLLKEELMLLKKAKKNISSIITTNYDLLIEEILEFDPLVGNNILLSNPYGSIYKVHGCINDPASLIITEDDYKKFKESYELIRAQLLSLFIHHPIIFIGYSIGDENIKALLKTIFNYVKPNTDQAKKIRDNFLLIEYEEGSQSDDVCEHDIELEGYETIRINKLKTDNYSNLYTEISKLQLPISTLDIRKVQNIVAEIVNSANIEVNLTEDLDSLSNNDKILFIGSKRSITYVYHTSSQVMANYFTLLKEKNNSLVSFINNQNINSRNFFPIYGFSKIFNNLQNVDTYKNNQVSKLKQAIMKNQAYIEANSIDDIQHNEDITKSLKEDTIFYNVYKKNITLEECELYLKDYPNKHTTPYRKLLCLYDYMMHETISL comes from the coding sequence GTGAAACTTTCTGATTTTGTTAAAAATTTTCATAATTACCCCGTTCTTTTTATTGGCAGCGGCTTTAGCCTACGATATTTAAAAAACTCATTTAACTGGAATGATCTACTAGAGAACATCGCATACAAAATACACGGAGACGAAGAAAGATATTTAGAATTAAAAGCACACTATAAGATAAAACATTCAAATAATAATACTCAGATTTTTCCCAAAATTGCTAGCGATCTTGAAACTGATACAAAAAATATTCTTGGAAAAAAAGAGAATAGACGTCATCCCGACTTTGAACAAATTAATAATAAATTTTTTGAACTTACAAAATTAAATAAGGAAGCAAGTAGATTTAAAATCTTAATTACAGAAATGCTGTCAAACTTAGAAAAGAAGACTACCCCTCTTTTAAAAGAAGAGCTTATGTTATTAAAAAAAGCAAAAAAAAATATTAGCTCAATCATTACAACTAATTATGACTTATTAATCGAAGAAATTCTTGAATTTGATCCACTTGTTGGAAATAATATCTTACTGAGCAATCCGTACGGTTCTATATATAAAGTGCATGGTTGTATAAATGATCCTGCTAGCTTAATTATAACAGAAGATGATTATAAAAAATTTAAAGAGTCCTACGAGTTAATCAGAGCTCAGTTATTATCTTTATTTATTCACCATCCAATAATATTTATTGGATATAGTATTGGCGATGAAAATATTAAAGCACTTTTAAAAACTATTTTTAATTATGTAAAACCTAATACAGATCAGGCAAAAAAAATTAGAGATAATTTTTTACTTATAGAATATGAAGAAGGATCTCAATCTGATGATGTATGTGAACATGATATAGAGTTAGAAGGATATGAAACAATAAGAATTAATAAATTAAAAACTGATAATTATTCAAACTTATATACAGAAATATCTAAATTACAACTCCCAATATCTACATTAGATATTCGAAAAGTGCAGAATATTGTAGCAGAAATCGTGAATAGTGCAAATATAGAAGTTAATCTTACCGAAGATTTGGACTCTTTAAGTAATAATGATAAAATTTTATTCATTGGTTCCAAAAGAAGTATTACCTATGTTTACCACACGTCATCACAAGTTATGGCTAACTATTTTACTCTTCTTAAAGAGAAAAATAATTCGTTAGTTAGTTTTATAAATAATCAAAATATAAATAGTAGAAATTTTTTCCCAATTTATGGATTTAGTAAGATTTTCAATAATCTCCAAAACGTGGATACCTATAAAAACAATCAAGTCTCAAAATTAAAGCAAGCAATTATGAAAAACCAAGCGTATATAGAGGCTAATAGTATTGATGATATTCAACATAATGAAGATATTACAAAATCCTTAAAAGAAGATACTATTTTTTATAATGTATATAAAAAGAATATCACATTGGAGGAATGTGAATTATATTTAAAAGACTATCCAAATAAACATACTACCCCCTACAGAAAGTTGCTATGTCTATATGATTACATGATGCATGAAACTATATCATTATAA
- a CDS encoding DNA topoisomerase III codes for MRVFVAEKPSLARAIADVLPQPHKRGDGFIQCGNNDYVTWCIGHLLSQAEPDAYNPQFKQWRREYLPIVPQQWKLIPRPDVKKQLDTVIKLINQADEVVHAGDPDREGQLLVDEVFHYAQLPREKIQNIKRCLVNDLTPSAVKKAVEQLRNNSDFIPLSTSALARARADWLYGINLTRNYTILGQRAGFQGVLSVGRVQTPVLGLIVNRDHEIEHFQPKDYYEVQADIITQDESSPFFNQAPFKAMWQPSKACEDYQDEDGRILSRSLAELVVNKVTQQPAKVTNYIDKQELETAPLPYSLSSLQIDAARLYQLSAQQVLDCCQRLYETHKLITYPRSDCRYLPQEQFADRHKVLSAISAQLEDYQPLPDIINPEQKNRCWDSKKVEAHHAIIPTIKSHKVHLNHDEQRVYTLIARQYLMQFCPDADYRKRRIELEIAGGKFVAQNRQLQSAGWKTLLKSEKNNDENRGVENPLYEVKKGDILFCEKAEILTKKTQPPRHFSDATLLSAMTGIARFVEDKELKKILRESDGLGTEATRAGIIELLFKRGFLRKQGRNIHSTEIGKALINALPPIATKPDMTAHWEQQLNKISQQQATYQEFMQNLFALLPDLLQYQNFEALRELSTVSKNISSPKKYTKKKNNKNTHE; via the coding sequence ATGCGTGTATTTGTTGCCGAAAAACCCAGTCTTGCTAGAGCGATTGCCGATGTCTTACCTCAACCTCATAAACGAGGTGATGGTTTTATTCAATGTGGTAACAATGATTATGTGACTTGGTGTATTGGTCATTTGCTTAGCCAAGCTGAGCCTGATGCCTACAATCCACAATTTAAACAATGGCGACGTGAATATCTTCCCATTGTGCCTCAACAATGGAAACTGATTCCACGCCCCGACGTTAAAAAACAGCTTGATACAGTTATTAAGCTTATTAATCAAGCCGATGAAGTGGTACACGCAGGCGACCCGGATCGAGAAGGACAATTACTGGTAGATGAAGTCTTTCATTACGCACAATTACCACGTGAAAAAATTCAAAATATTAAACGTTGTTTAGTGAACGACTTAACGCCTTCTGCCGTCAAAAAAGCCGTGGAACAACTGCGCAATAACAGTGACTTTATTCCCCTTTCTACGTCTGCACTCGCACGCGCCCGAGCGGATTGGCTTTACGGGATTAATCTCACTCGCAATTACACCATTCTCGGGCAACGTGCAGGGTTTCAAGGCGTGCTTTCCGTTGGGCGTGTTCAAACCCCCGTACTTGGGCTTATCGTCAATCGTGATCACGAAATCGAACATTTTCAACCAAAAGATTATTACGAAGTTCAAGCCGATATCATCACCCAAGATGAAAGCTCACCTTTCTTTAATCAAGCCCCTTTTAAAGCAATGTGGCAACCAAGTAAAGCGTGTGAAGACTATCAAGATGAGGATGGGCGCATCTTATCACGCTCACTGGCAGAATTAGTCGTCAACAAAGTCACACAACAACCTGCAAAAGTAACCAATTATATTGATAAACAAGAACTCGAAACAGCACCGTTACCTTACTCTTTATCAAGTTTACAAATCGATGCCGCACGCCTTTACCAGCTTTCAGCTCAACAAGTGCTGGATTGCTGCCAACGCCTTTACGAAACGCACAAACTGATTACTTACCCACGTTCCGATTGTCGTTATCTCCCACAAGAACAATTTGCCGATCGCCATAAGGTTTTATCAGCCATTAGTGCGCAATTAGAAGATTATCAACCGTTACCTGATATCATCAATCCAGAACAAAAAAATCGTTGTTGGGACAGCAAAAAAGTTGAGGCGCACCATGCGATTATTCCAACTATAAAATCGCATAAAGTGCATTTAAATCACGATGAACAACGCGTCTATACCCTCATCGCTCGCCAATATTTAATGCAATTCTGCCCAGATGCGGATTATCGTAAACGTCGCATTGAATTAGAAATTGCGGGCGGAAAATTTGTCGCTCAAAATCGCCAACTACAAAGTGCGGGCTGGAAAACGTTACTAAAAAGTGAAAAAAATAATGACGAAAATCGTGGCGTGGAAAATCCGCTTTATGAAGTAAAAAAAGGCGATATTCTGTTCTGTGAAAAAGCTGAAATTTTAACGAAAAAAACACAACCACCACGCCATTTCAGCGATGCAACATTACTTTCCGCCATGACAGGTATTGCACGATTTGTGGAAGATAAAGAACTGAAAAAAATTCTACGTGAAAGCGATGGTCTCGGCACCGAGGCAACCCGTGCCGGCATTATTGAATTGCTCTTTAAACGTGGTTTCTTGCGTAAACAAGGTCGTAACATTCACAGTACCGAAATCGGCAAAGCGCTTATCAATGCCCTTCCGCCAATCGCAACCAAACCAGACATGACGGCACATTGGGAACAACAACTCAATAAAATCAGCCAACAACAAGCCACATACCAAGAGTTTATGCAAAACCTATTCGCCCTCTTACCTGATCTTCTGCAGTATCAGAATTTTGAGGCATTGCGTGAATTAAGTACCGTAAGCAAAAATATTTCATCTCCTAAAAAATATACTAAAAAGAAAAATAATAAAAATACTCATGAATAA
- the pheS gene encoding phenylalanine--tRNA ligase subunit alpha, which produces MENLAEITQQAKDAINALEENRLDLLDALRVEYFGKKGHFTQLMQGLRNVDPAERPKVGAKINEAKQEVQELLNAKKQAWEENALNAQLAAESIDVSLPGRRPELGGLHPVTMTINRIVQFFSELGFTAEEGPEIENDYYNFDALNIPAHHPARADHDTFWFDVKHLLRTQTSGVQIRTMEKKQPPIRILAPGRVYRNDYDQTHTPMFHQIELLYVDKHANFTELKGLLHDFLRAFFEEDLKVRFRPSYFPFTEPSAEVDVMGKNGKWLEVLGCGMVHPNVLRNVGIDPNEYSGFAVGMGVERLTMLRYNVTDLRAFFENDLRFLEQFK; this is translated from the coding sequence ATGGAAAACCTAGCGGAAATTACACAACAGGCGAAAGACGCCATTAATGCGTTAGAAGAAAATCGCCTTGATTTGCTTGATGCATTACGTGTGGAATATTTTGGTAAGAAAGGGCATTTTACACAGTTAATGCAAGGCTTACGTAATGTAGATCCCGCTGAACGTCCTAAAGTTGGGGCAAAAATTAATGAAGCAAAACAGGAAGTTCAAGAACTTTTAAATGCGAAAAAACAAGCATGGGAAGAAAATGCACTTAACGCACAATTAGCAGCAGAAAGTATTGACGTGAGCTTACCAGGTCGTCGTCCTGAATTAGGCGGATTACACCCAGTGACCATGACCATTAATCGCATCGTTCAATTTTTCTCTGAATTAGGCTTTACTGCTGAAGAAGGTCCAGAAATCGAAAATGATTATTATAACTTTGATGCGTTAAACATTCCTGCACATCACCCAGCACGTGCCGATCACGATACTTTCTGGTTTGATGTAAAACATCTTTTAAGAACCCAAACTTCTGGTGTGCAAATCCGTACCATGGAGAAAAAACAACCTCCAATCCGTATTCTAGCTCCTGGACGTGTGTACCGTAACGACTACGACCAAACACATACACCAATGTTCCACCAAATTGAATTGCTCTATGTAGACAAACACGCAAACTTTACGGAATTAAAAGGTTTATTACACGATTTCTTACGTGCTTTTTTTGAAGAAGATCTAAAAGTACGTTTCCGTCCATCTTATTTCCCATTCACTGAACCATCAGCGGAAGTGGATGTAATGGGCAAAAACGGAAAATGGCTTGAAGTATTAGGTTGCGGTATGGTGCATCCAAATGTTTTACGCAATGTTGGTATCGATCCGAATGAATATTCAGGTTTTGCGGTAGGTATGGGCGTTGAGCGTTTAACTATGCTTCGTTACAACGTAACAGATTTACGTGCATTCTTTGAAAATGATCTCCGTTTTTTAGAACAATTTAAATAA
- a CDS encoding YbaB/EbfC family nucleoid-associated protein yields MFGKGGLGGLMKQAQQMQDRMQKMQEEVAKLEVTGESGAGLVKITINGAHNCRRIEIDPSLMEDDREMLEDLIAAAFNDAVRRAEELQKEKMKEVTAGMSLPPGFKLPF; encoded by the coding sequence ATGTTTGGAAAAGGTGGCTTAGGCGGCTTGATGAAACAAGCACAGCAAATGCAAGATCGCATGCAAAAGATGCAAGAAGAAGTTGCAAAACTTGAAGTAACTGGCGAATCTGGCGCAGGCTTAGTAAAAATCACCATTAACGGCGCACATAACTGCCGTCGTATTGAAATCGATCCGTCTTTAATGGAAGATGATCGTGAAATGTTAGAAGATTTAATCGCAGCGGCATTCAATGATGCAGTACGCCGTGCTGAAGAACTTCAAAAAGAAAAAATGAAAGAAGTGACTGCGGGTATGAGTTTACCACCAGGCTTTAAACTTCCTTTCTAA
- a CDS encoding DUF3883 domain-containing protein: protein MNKHENYEILNLIGYGLAKFDNDLIQHFNFKSKTDFFKYCVKIGLAATPSVIKNRMDLFDPFFPNHRKGWWQKKDAYRHRKIFIDNLFGNENALGFANIIKLYLKNQYFLQIDTPNIKPILQSKFKKLQTTGLEAELFFINNFKRIDIFKNGSLEDARLYGDGYDFQITTENNIFLSEIKGIRHTEGTFRLTENEFIKAKEYKNNYIITVVLNLNNNPRFITIPDPVHNLKFHERWIQSKINREYHYSGKITLDSHYS, encoded by the coding sequence ATGAATAAACACGAAAACTATGAAATTCTTAATCTTATAGGATACGGACTTGCTAAATTTGATAATGATCTTATTCAGCATTTTAATTTTAAATCTAAAACAGATTTTTTTAAATATTGTGTAAAAATTGGATTAGCAGCAACGCCATCAGTAATAAAAAATAGAATGGATTTATTTGATCCCTTTTTTCCTAATCATCGGAAAGGATGGTGGCAAAAGAAAGACGCATACCGTCACAGAAAAATATTTATTGATAATTTATTTGGAAATGAAAATGCTTTAGGGTTTGCTAATATTATTAAATTATATTTAAAAAACCAATATTTCTTACAAATTGATACCCCAAATATCAAACCAATTTTACAATCTAAATTTAAAAAACTGCAAACTACTGGATTGGAAGCAGAGTTATTTTTTATAAATAATTTCAAAAGGATAGATATTTTTAAAAATGGTTCTTTAGAAGATGCCCGTTTATATGGAGATGGATATGATTTTCAAATTACCACAGAAAATAATATTTTTCTATCAGAGATAAAAGGGATTCGCCATACCGAAGGAACTTTTAGGCTCACTGAGAATGAGTTTATTAAAGCAAAAGAATATAAAAATAATTATATTATTACAGTAGTACTAAATTTAAATAACAATCCCCGATTTATCACCATTCCTGATCCAGTTCATAATTTAAAGTTTCATGAAAGATGGATTCAATCGAAAATAAATCGAGAATATCACTACTCGGGGAAAATCACTTTAGATAGTCATTATTCTTAA
- a CDS encoding type I restriction endonuclease encodes MIDNLFKERLLSHAQHVSKVGNFCTTEETTKQALILPFLDILGFSPYDPTKVKAEYSADFQGCKNGERVDYALFCHDLPVMFIEAKPYSENLSNHSPQLSRYFNATPEVTVAALTNGKEWLFFTDLNEKNLMDRTPFLKVNFEDVEHFDISKIKQLSKFCYDKFQPEALRVLAEESIYLTSFTKTINSSLKEVDLDFVRYVAGRSNIGRQLNQRFLESIQPIVKQAVEKAVSAMVVYGLSGKEEPLDTPLEDSAVIDETAPIVDPENSKIVTTYTERLLFDYVQMIVGDEINIVAKDTESYFNILFDGKSNRWMLRYFDNRQRPSIIVPIDLTEEHKKEIKRAKLELNGNQIIIDRPENILRLSGIIQDCLEYCQDDNNFRRSNS; translated from the coding sequence ATGATTGATAATCTTTTCAAAGAACGTCTTCTTTCTCATGCACAACATGTATCTAAAGTTGGCAATTTTTGTACTACAGAGGAAACAACTAAACAAGCACTCATTTTGCCATTTTTAGATATTCTAGGTTTTTCACCGTATGATCCGACAAAAGTAAAAGCAGAATATTCCGCAGATTTCCAAGGTTGTAAAAATGGCGAGCGTGTTGATTATGCATTATTTTGTCATGATCTTCCCGTGATGTTCATAGAGGCTAAGCCATACTCAGAAAATTTAAGTAACCATTCTCCTCAGTTATCAAGATATTTTAATGCTACGCCTGAAGTTACAGTGGCGGCATTGACAAACGGAAAAGAATGGTTATTTTTTACTGATTTAAATGAAAAAAACTTGATGGATCGGACACCATTCTTAAAAGTAAATTTTGAGGATGTAGAGCATTTTGATATTTCTAAGATTAAACAATTATCTAAATTCTGCTACGATAAATTTCAACCTGAGGCTTTAAGGGTGCTTGCAGAAGAAAGTATTTATCTAACGAGTTTTACTAAAACAATAAATTCTAGCCTAAAAGAAGTGGATCTTGATTTCGTTAGATATGTAGCAGGACGTTCTAATATTGGGAGACAACTTAATCAGCGTTTTTTAGAGAGTATTCAGCCAATAGTTAAGCAAGCAGTAGAAAAAGCAGTAAGTGCAATGGTTGTATATGGATTATCAGGGAAAGAGGAACCTCTAGATACTCCTTTAGAAGATTCAGCAGTTATTGATGAAACGGCACCAATTGTGGATCCAGAAAATAGTAAAATTGTTACGACTTACACGGAACGATTACTTTTTGATTATGTTCAGATGATTGTTGGTGATGAGATTAATATTGTTGCAAAAGATACTGAAAGCTATTTCAATATATTGTTTGATGGGAAATCAAATAGATGGATGCTACGTTATTTCGATAATAGGCAACGTCCATCAATCATTGTTCCGATTGATTTGACAGAGGAGCATAAAAAAGAAATTAAACGAGCAAAACTGGAATTGAATGGTAACCAAATTATTATTGATCGCCCAGAAAATATCTTACGATTAAGTGGAATAATTCAGGATTGCTTAGAATATTGTCAGGATGATAATAATTTTAGAAGAAGCAATTCTTAG